The Raphanus sativus cultivar WK10039 chromosome 2, ASM80110v3, whole genome shotgun sequence genome includes a region encoding these proteins:
- the LOC108819470 gene encoding RNA polymerase II C-terminal domain phosphatase-like 1 isoform X2 → MYNSNRVQVYHEDVRVGEMEIHLPPPREDDVMKERVMEQVKMGIRVGRFSQPSQRCTPLSVLTTISSSGLCFTLEASASATPAHDPLTFFHSSCLRDNKTAVMSLGEEELHLVAMCSENINNYRPCFWAFTVPPGVYDSCLGMLNLRCLGIVFDLDETLVVANTLRTFDVKTEGLLRRISCEMDPRRRAVMVAEMKRYQDDKTLLKQYVESDQVVENGEVIKAQYEIVPALSDNHKPLVRPLIRLQERNTVLTRINPMNRDTSVLVRLRSSWEELKSYLTAKEGRKRFEVYVCTMAEKDYALEMWRLLDPEGNLINANDLLSRIVCVKSGFKKSLFNVFLNATCHPKMAMVIDDRREVWDENDQPRVHVVRAFSPYHSPQAEAAATPVLCVAKNIACVVRGGFFKDFDDSLLPRIAEISYENDVEDIPSPPDVSHYLVSEDETTGLNGNKDPLSSDKMADARVGRRLKEEIGGSLAVFPGVNIEPRIAALVQQPMVSASYVSAPVPVPVVIQEPQQSAIAFPSIPFQQPATVAKHLVPSEPSLQNSPGSEEGEVPGSELDLYTRRRLLILQHGQDPRDAAPGEPSSPKRLPVQAPPPHVQPRSSWLPAEEEMDPEIENPVGLLHKIATKCGTKVDYKPGLVASTDMRFSIEAWFCGKKVGVGIGKSRREALQKAAEFSIQNLADIYLSHVNGDAGPSHMGAGPLTNGNVVMGSIPTLRELCASEGWELSFQSQRPLQSDMVHKDEFHAKVAINGTVLGQGVGSTWEEARIHAAERALGNVRPLLQRQQSSRSFGGMSNKRLKPNFQRSMQRMPSS, encoded by the exons ATGTATAACAGTAACAGAGTACAAGTGTACCATGAAGATGTGAGGGTTGGGGAAATGGAGATACACCTTCCTCCTCCAAGGGAAGACGACGTGATGAAGGAGAGAGTAATGGAGCAAGTGAAGATGGGTATCAGAGTTGGCCGTTTTTCTCAACCTAGCCAGAGGTGTACTCCTCTTTCAGTACTTACTACGATTTCATCTTCTGGACTCTGTTTCACACTGGAAGCTTCTGCTTCAGCTACTCCTGCTCATGACCCTCTCACTTTCTTCCACTCCTCATGTCTTAGGGACAACAAG ACTGCAGTAATGTCCCTTGGTGAGGAAGAGCTCCATCTGGTTGCCATGTGCTCGGAGAATATCAATAACTACCGTCCTTGTTTCTGGGCATTTACTGTTCCTCCTGGAGTTTATGATTCCTGTCTTGGCATGCTCAATCTTAGGTGTCTGGGGATTGTCTTTGATCTTGATGAAACCCTCGTAGTGGCCAATACCCTGCGCACATTTGACGTTAAAACTGAGGGGTTGCTGCGGAGAATAAGCTGCGAGATGGACCCTCGACGCCGTGCTGTTATGGTGGCTGAGATGAAGCGTTATCAGGATGACAAAACTCTGTTGAAGCAATACGTTGAAAGTGACCAGGTTGTTGAAAACGGGGAGGTGATTAAGGCACAATATGAAATTGTTCCTGCCTTGTCTGACAACCATAAGCCTCTTGTTCGTCCTCTGATAAGGTTGCAAGAGAGGAACACTGTCCTGACTCGCATTAATCCAATG AATCGTGATACAAGTGTTCTTGTGAGGTTGAGGTCTTCATGGGAGGAACTTAAAAGCTATTTGACAGCAAAAGAGGGCCGCAAGCGTTTTGAAGTATATGTTTGCACAATGGCTGAGAAAGATTACGCCTTAGAGATGTGGAGGCTCCTTGATCCAGAAGGGAATTTGATAAACGCAAATGACTTGCTCTCTCGCATTGTTTGTGTGAAATCTG GTTTTAAGAAGTCACTGTTCAATGTGTTTCTCAATGCAACTTGCCATCCGAAGATGGCAATGGTAATTGATGATCGACGGGAAGTTTGGGATGAGAACGATCAGCCGAGGGTGCATGTAGTTCGCGCATTTTCTCCCTACCATTCTCCTCAAGCTGAA GCAGCTGCAACACCGGTACTGTGCGTTGCCAAAAATATTGCTTGCGTTGTCAGAGGTGGATTTTTCAA GGATTTCGATGATAGTCTGCTACCAAGGATTGCTGAAATATCTTATGAGAATGATGTTGAAGATATTCCATCACCGCCTGATGTAAGCCACTACTTGGTGTCTGAG GATGAAACAACGGGTTTAAATGGGAACAAAGATCCACTTTCTAGTGACAAGATGGCTGATGCTAGAGTAGGAAGAAGACTGAAG GAGGAAATTGGTGGATCTTTAGCTGTCTTTCCGGGGGTAAACATAGAGCCAAGAATAGCTGCTCTCGTTCAGCAACCAATGGTTTCTGCTTCTTATGTTTCCGCACCAGTACCAGTCCCAGTCGTGATACAAGAACCGCAACAATCAGCTATCGCCTTTCCAAGTATTCCGTTTCAACAACCGGCAACAGTAGCTAAACACTTGGTTCCTTCAGAACCAAGCTTGCAAAATTCTCCCGGTAGTGAGGAAGGTGAGGTACCTGGATCAGAGTTAGATCTATATACCAGGAGGAGGCTCCTCATATTGCAACATGGACAAGATCCTAGAGATGCTGCTCCAGGTGAACCTTCATCTCCAAAGAGACTACCAGTTCAAGCTCCACCTCCACATGTGCAGCCAAGAAGTAGTTGGCTTCCTGCTGAGGAGGAGATGGATCCAGAAATAGAGAATCCAGTTGGATTGCTACATAAGATTGCTACTAAATGTGGAACTAAG GTGGACTACAAACCGGGTTTGGTTGCTAGTACAGATATGCGGTTCTCTATTGAG gcaTGGTTTTGTGGTAAAAAAGTTGGAGTGGGGATTGGCAAATCAAGACGAGAAGCCCTGCAGAAGGCTGCTGAATTTTCTATCCAGAACTTGGCTG ATATATATCTGTCCCATGTAAATGGTGACGCAGGGCCAAGTCACATGGGTGCAGGCCCCCTTACTAATGGCAATGTGGTCATG GGCTCCATTCCTACGCTTAGGGAACTG TGTGCATCGGAAGGTTGGGAGCTGTCTTTTCAATCTCAGCGTCCGCTTCAATCTGACATGGTCCACAAAGATGAGTTTCATGCTAAG GTTGCAATAAATGGAACTGTATTAGGGCAAGGAGTTGGATCAACATGGGAGGAAGCTAGAATTCAT GCTGCTGAGAGAGCACTGGGTAATGTGAGACCATTGCTTCAACGGCAACAATCTTCAAg ATCGTTCGGCGGGATGTCAAATAAGCGTCTGAAGCCAAACTTTCAACGATCCATGCAACGGATGCCATCTTCATGA
- the LOC108840194 gene encoding subtilisin-like protease SBT3.13, with amino-acid sequence MENSLQSHRLVLLFSFSLALFLSTELSFLASARATENNSKVYIVYLGEREHDDPELVTATHHQMLESLHESKEDAHNSMIYSYQHGFSGFAALLTSSQAKKISEHPSVVHVIPNRILKLKTTRTWDLLGLSQSQVPSSFSSPSSVKGLLKETNMGSEAIIGLLDTGIWPESEVFNDQGFGPIPKRWRGKCKSGKDFNATIHCNKKLIGAKYYIKGLMAELGGNLKFMTRDFKSNRDAQGHGTHTATIAGGSFVSNASFNGLALGTVRGGAPRARIASYKVCWITFGCSSADMWKAYDDAIHDGVDVLSVSIGGKVPEGSEVDQVHFVAAFHAVAKGIPVVAAAGNHGPGAQLITNVAPWFLTVAATTLDRSFPTKITLGNNQTYYGESLFTGPDITTGLAFFDSRSGKITNVKGKTLLVFDKDVSNEGVVAVILAQNVPDESSPYILISYEQGVDILQYIRTTRSPTVRISAATTLTGPPEAAKVVAFSSRGPNPVSPAILKPDIAAPGVNILAALSPLDPESHNGFGLLSGTSMSTPVVAGITALLKCLHPDWSPAAIRSALVTTAWTTSKSGEPILAEGSNKKIADPFDYGGGLVNPESAADPGLVYDMGIKDYISYMCSAGYNDTSISRVLGKKTNCPSSPGASSILDINLPSITIPNLDREVTLTRSLTNVGPKNSVYKAVVESPLGITLTVSPTTLVFGSGQVLSFKVRAKTSHKVNTGYFFGSLTWTDGVHDVRIPVSVQTRIMTKP; translated from the exons ATGGAGAACTCTTTACAAAGTCACAGACTTGTGCTTCTATTCTCATTTTCTTTGGCCCTATTTCTTAGCACGGAGCTGAGTTTTCTTGCATCTGCAAGAGCCACAGAAAATAACAGCAAG GTTTATATAGTTTACCTTGGAGAAAGAGAACATGATGATCCCGAACTCGTCACAGCTACTCATCATCAAATGCTTGAATCTCTGCATGAAAG CAAAGAAGACGCACATAACTCAATGATCTACAGCTATCAACATGGATTCTCTGGTTTCGCTGCACTTCTTACATCTTCCCAAGCAAAGAAAATCTCAG agCATCCATCAGTAGTCCATGTGATACCAAACCGGATTCTAAAACTGAAAACCACTAGAACTTGGGATCTCCTTGGCCTCTCTCAATCTCAAGTTCCATCTTCGTTTTCATCACCATCATCTGTGAAAGGTCTTCTCAAAGAGACCAACATGGGCAGTGAAGCTATCATCGGCCTCTTGGACACAG GAATATGGCCAGAGTCAGAGGTATTCAACGATCAAGGCTTTGGACCAATACCTAAGCGTTGGAGAGGAAAATGTAAATCAGGAAAAGACTTTAACGCCACGATTCATTGCAACAAGAAGCTTATAGGAGCTAAGTACTACATAAAGGGCCTAATGGCTGAGCTAGGAGGAAATCTCAAATTCATGACCAGAGACTTCAAATCCAACAGAGATGCACAGGGTCACGGCACGCATACAGCCACAATAGCTGGTGGATCCTTTGTTTCAAATGCGAGCTTCAATGGTCTAGCTCTAG GTACGGTCCGAGGTGGTGCTCCTCGGGCTCGTATAGCTTCTTACAAGGTGTGCTGGATCACATTTGGATGCTCAAGCGCTGATATGTGGAAGGCCTATGATGATGCTATACATGATGGTGTTGATGTTTTGTCGGTTTCTATAGGAGGGAAAGTTCCTGAGGGTTCTGAGGTCGATCAAGTCCATTTTGTAGCGGCTTTTCACGCGGTGGCTAAAGGGATTCCGGTTGTGGCTGCGGCTGGAAACCACGGTCCTGGTGCTCAGCTTATTACGAACGTTGCTCCTTGGTTCTTGACCGTTGCTGCAACTACTCTTGACCGGTCTTTTCCTACAAAGATCACTCTTGGCAATAACCAAACCTACTAC GGTGAATCTTTGTTCACTGGGCCGGATATTACAACCGGTTTAGCTTTCTTCGATTCACGCAGTGGCAAAATAACTAATGTGAAGGGAAAAACACTTCTTGTTTTCGATAAAGACGTCTCAAACGAAGGTGTAGTAGCAGTCATCTTAGCTCAAAACGTTCCTGATGAATCTTCTCCCTACATTTTAATAAGTTACGAGCAAGGAGTCGACATTTTACAATACATCCGCACGACCAG ATCACCCACTGTGAGAATAAGCGCGGCTACGACGTTAACCGGTCCCCCTGAAGCTGCAAAGGTTGTTGCGTTCTCATCTAGAGGTCCTAACCCTGTCTCACCAGCCATTCTCAAG CCTGACATAGCAGCTCCTGGTGTGAACATACTCGCGGCACTAAGTCCTCTTGATCCTGAAAGCCACAACGGATTTGGACTACTTTCAGGGACATCAATGTCGACTCCCGTTGTGGCTGGAATCACAGCTCTCCTCAAATGTCTACACCCTGATTGGTCTCCTGCTGCTATTAGATCAGCTTTGGTCACAACAG cttGGACGACAAGTAAGTCTGGAGAACCTATCTTGGCCGAAGGATCAAACAAGAAGATTGCAGATCCATTTGACTACGGAGGAGGTCTCGTAAACCCTGAGAGCGCCGCAGACCCTGGACTTGTCTACGATATGGGGATCAAAGATTACATCAGTTACATGTGCTCAGCTGGTTACAACGACACATCTATCTCTCGTGTCCTCGGTAAAAAGACTAACTGTCCATCATCTCCTGGGGCATCATCGATTCTCGATATCAACTTACCTTCGATCACCATCCCGAATCTTGATCGAGAAGTCACACTCACGAGAAGTTTAACCAACGTTGGACCAAAAAATTCAGTCTACAAAGCTGTGGTCGAGTCTCCTCTCGGTATTACTCTCACTGTCTCCCCGACCACGCTCGTGTTTGGCTCTGGACAGGTGCTCTCTTTCAAGGTGAGGGCTAAAACGAGTCATAAAGTCAACACTGGTTACTTTTTTGGAAGCTTGACTTGGACTGATGGTGTTCATGATGTTAGAATCCCTGTCTCTGTTCAGACAAGGATCATGACCAAGCCTTGA
- the LOC108842825 gene encoding uncharacterized protein LOC108842825: MTAETATAAHDNSIVTNGDASNGNITASSKKSRESDRRRRRRKQKKNRKASHADVEEEADASDSKENADPQQQASEQIVIEYVPEQAEFGDGFSDEFKEIFEKFSFREPVASEDDAKKDESEENKDAKKKVNSDSEADDEDQGNDQKEKGISNKQKKLERRMKIAELKQVSARPDVVEVWDATSADPKLLVFLKSYRNTVPVPRHWSQKRKYLQGKRGIEKLPFHLPDFIAATGIQKIRQAYIEKEDGKKLKQKQRERMQPKMGKMDIDYQVLHDAFFKYQTKPKLTALGDLYFEGKEFEVKLRETKPGTLSHDLKEALGMAEGASPPWLINMQRYGPPPSYPHLKIPGLNAPIPHGASFGYHAGGWGKPPVDEFGRPLYGDVFGVQQQDQPNYEDEPIDKSKHWGDLEEEEEEEEEEEEEEQEEEMDEEELEDGMESVDTLSSTPTGIETPDAIELRKEQRKEPDRALYQVLEEKGESVAPGTVLGTTHTYVIKTGTQDKAGAKRVDLLKGQKTDRVDVSLQPEELDALENVLPAKYEEAREEEKLRNKPEDFSDMVAENSKKRKRDKEGKKKKDFKF, translated from the exons ATGACCGCCGAAACAGCAACCGCCGCACACGATAACAGCATCGTTACTAACGGAGATGCTTCCAACGGTAACATCACCGCTTCCTCTAAGAAATCCCGCGAGAGCGACCGTCGCCGCCGCAGGCggaagcagaagaagaacagAAAAGCATCCCACGCCGACGTAGAAGAAGAAGCGGACGCTTCTGATTCCAAGGAGAACGCAGATCCGCAGCAACAG GCTTCTGAGCAGATTGTGATAGAGTATGTTCCAGAACAAGCCGAGTTTGGAGATGGTTTCAGCGATGAGTTTAAGGAGATTTTTGAGAAGTTCAGCTTTCGGGAGCCTGTTGCCTCTGAG GACGACGCTAAGAAGGACGAGTCTGAGGAGAACAAAGATGCGAAAAAGAAGGTTAACTCGGATTCCGAGGCAGACGATGAAGATCAAGGCAATGACCAAAAAGAGAAGGGAATCTCTAACAAGCAGAAGAAG cttGAACGGAGGATGAAGATTGCTGAGCTGAAGCAGGTATCGGCTAGGCCTGATGTCGTTGAG gtCTGGGATGCTACTTCAGCGGATCCTAAGTTGTTGGTGTTTTTGAAGTCGTACCGGAATACAGTTCCTGTGCCAAGACATTGGTCCCAGAAGAGAAAGTATTTGCAG GGAAAGCGTGGTATAGAGAAGCTGCCATTTCATCTTCCTGATTTCATTGCTGCCACCGGCATTCAGAAAATTAGACAG gCTTACATTGAGAAAGAAGATGGTAAAAAGTTGAAGCAAAAGCAACGGGAGCGTATGCAACCAAAGATGGGAAAAATGGACATTGACTACCAG GTTCTCCATGATGCATTCTTCAAATACCAAACAAAGCCGAAGCTGACAGCGCTTGGGGATTTGTATTTTGAAGGGAAAGAATTTGAG GTTAAACTGAGGGAAACGAAACCAGGAACATTGTCACATGACTTGAAAGAAGCTCTTGGTATGGCTGAAGGTGCTTCTCCCCCATGGCTAATCAATATGCAG CGATATGGTCCTCCCCCTTCTTACCCACATCTGAAAATTCCTGGTCTTAATGCTCCTATTCCGCATGGAGCTAGCTTTGGTTATCATGCTGGTGGCTGGGGGAAACCTCCAGTTGATGAA TTTGGACGTCCATTGTATGGAGATGTCTTTGGCGTCCAGCAACAAGATCAGCCCAATTATGAG GATGAGCCTATTGATAAGAGTAAGCACTGGGGTGAtttggaggaggaagaagaagaagaagaggaagaggaggaggaagaacaagaagaggagatggatgaagaagaacTAGAAGACGGCATGGAATCGGTCGATACACTGTCAAG CACTCCAACTGGCATTGAAACACCGGATGCAATTGAGCTTCGTAAGGAACAGAGAAAGGAACCCGATAGGGCTCTATATCAG GTACTTGAAGAGAAGGGAGAGAGTGTTGCTCCTGGAACAGTGCTGGGAACCACACACACATACGTCATTAAAACTGGTACTCAGGACAAGGCGGGAGCTAAAAGG GTTGATTTGCTTAAAGGACAAAAGACAGATCGTGTGGACGTCAGCTTACAGCCAGAAGAGCTGGACGCCTTGGAGAATGTTTTACCTGCCAA GTATGAGGAGGcgagagaagaggagaaactTCGCAATAAGCCAGAGGACTTCAGTGACATGGTCGCAGAG AATTCGAAGAAAAGGAAGCGTGATAAGgaaggaaagaagaagaaagatttcAAATTTTGA
- the LOC108819470 gene encoding RNA polymerase II C-terminal domain phosphatase-like 1 isoform X1, translated as MYNSNRVQVYHEDVRVGEMEIHLPPPREDDVMKERVMEQVKMGIRVGRFSQPSQRCTPLSVLTTISSSGLCFTLEASASATPAHDPLTFFHSSCLRDNKTAVMSLGEEELHLVAMCSENINNYRPCFWAFTVPPGVYDSCLGMLNLRCLGIVFDLDETLVVANTLRTFDVKTEGLLRRISCEMDPRRRAVMVAEMKRYQDDKTLLKQYVESDQVVENGEVIKAQYEIVPALSDNHKPLVRPLIRLQERNTVLTRINPMNRDTSVLVRLRSSWEELKSYLTAKEGRKRFEVYVCTMAEKDYALEMWRLLDPEGNLINANDLLSRIVCVKSGFKKSLFNVFLNATCHPKMAMVIDDRREVWDENDQPRVHVVRAFSPYHSPQAEAAATPVLCVAKNIACVVRGGFFKDFDDSLLPRIAEISYENDVEDIPSPPDVSHYLVSEDETTGLNGNKDPLSSDKMADARVGRRLKEEIGGSLAVFPGVNIEPRIAALVQQPMVSASYVSAPVPVPVVIQEPQQSAIAFPSIPFQQPATVAKHLVPSEPSLQNSPGSEEGEVPGSELDLYTRRRLLILQHGQDPRDAAPGEPSSPKRLPVQAPPPHVQPRSSWLPAEEEMDPEIENPVGLLHKIATKCGTKVDYKPGLVASTDMRFSIEAWFCGKKVGVGIGKSRREALQKAAEFSIQNLADIYLSHVNGDAGPSHMGAGPLTNGNVVMGNANTFDNKPFARDETAMPVTYTRLEGSIRHTGSIPTLRELCASEGWELSFQSQRPLQSDMVHKDEFHAKVAINGTVLGQGVGSTWEEARIHAAERALGNVRPLLQRQQSSRSFGGMSNKRLKPNFQRSMQRMPSS; from the exons ATGTATAACAGTAACAGAGTACAAGTGTACCATGAAGATGTGAGGGTTGGGGAAATGGAGATACACCTTCCTCCTCCAAGGGAAGACGACGTGATGAAGGAGAGAGTAATGGAGCAAGTGAAGATGGGTATCAGAGTTGGCCGTTTTTCTCAACCTAGCCAGAGGTGTACTCCTCTTTCAGTACTTACTACGATTTCATCTTCTGGACTCTGTTTCACACTGGAAGCTTCTGCTTCAGCTACTCCTGCTCATGACCCTCTCACTTTCTTCCACTCCTCATGTCTTAGGGACAACAAG ACTGCAGTAATGTCCCTTGGTGAGGAAGAGCTCCATCTGGTTGCCATGTGCTCGGAGAATATCAATAACTACCGTCCTTGTTTCTGGGCATTTACTGTTCCTCCTGGAGTTTATGATTCCTGTCTTGGCATGCTCAATCTTAGGTGTCTGGGGATTGTCTTTGATCTTGATGAAACCCTCGTAGTGGCCAATACCCTGCGCACATTTGACGTTAAAACTGAGGGGTTGCTGCGGAGAATAAGCTGCGAGATGGACCCTCGACGCCGTGCTGTTATGGTGGCTGAGATGAAGCGTTATCAGGATGACAAAACTCTGTTGAAGCAATACGTTGAAAGTGACCAGGTTGTTGAAAACGGGGAGGTGATTAAGGCACAATATGAAATTGTTCCTGCCTTGTCTGACAACCATAAGCCTCTTGTTCGTCCTCTGATAAGGTTGCAAGAGAGGAACACTGTCCTGACTCGCATTAATCCAATG AATCGTGATACAAGTGTTCTTGTGAGGTTGAGGTCTTCATGGGAGGAACTTAAAAGCTATTTGACAGCAAAAGAGGGCCGCAAGCGTTTTGAAGTATATGTTTGCACAATGGCTGAGAAAGATTACGCCTTAGAGATGTGGAGGCTCCTTGATCCAGAAGGGAATTTGATAAACGCAAATGACTTGCTCTCTCGCATTGTTTGTGTGAAATCTG GTTTTAAGAAGTCACTGTTCAATGTGTTTCTCAATGCAACTTGCCATCCGAAGATGGCAATGGTAATTGATGATCGACGGGAAGTTTGGGATGAGAACGATCAGCCGAGGGTGCATGTAGTTCGCGCATTTTCTCCCTACCATTCTCCTCAAGCTGAA GCAGCTGCAACACCGGTACTGTGCGTTGCCAAAAATATTGCTTGCGTTGTCAGAGGTGGATTTTTCAA GGATTTCGATGATAGTCTGCTACCAAGGATTGCTGAAATATCTTATGAGAATGATGTTGAAGATATTCCATCACCGCCTGATGTAAGCCACTACTTGGTGTCTGAG GATGAAACAACGGGTTTAAATGGGAACAAAGATCCACTTTCTAGTGACAAGATGGCTGATGCTAGAGTAGGAAGAAGACTGAAG GAGGAAATTGGTGGATCTTTAGCTGTCTTTCCGGGGGTAAACATAGAGCCAAGAATAGCTGCTCTCGTTCAGCAACCAATGGTTTCTGCTTCTTATGTTTCCGCACCAGTACCAGTCCCAGTCGTGATACAAGAACCGCAACAATCAGCTATCGCCTTTCCAAGTATTCCGTTTCAACAACCGGCAACAGTAGCTAAACACTTGGTTCCTTCAGAACCAAGCTTGCAAAATTCTCCCGGTAGTGAGGAAGGTGAGGTACCTGGATCAGAGTTAGATCTATATACCAGGAGGAGGCTCCTCATATTGCAACATGGACAAGATCCTAGAGATGCTGCTCCAGGTGAACCTTCATCTCCAAAGAGACTACCAGTTCAAGCTCCACCTCCACATGTGCAGCCAAGAAGTAGTTGGCTTCCTGCTGAGGAGGAGATGGATCCAGAAATAGAGAATCCAGTTGGATTGCTACATAAGATTGCTACTAAATGTGGAACTAAG GTGGACTACAAACCGGGTTTGGTTGCTAGTACAGATATGCGGTTCTCTATTGAG gcaTGGTTTTGTGGTAAAAAAGTTGGAGTGGGGATTGGCAAATCAAGACGAGAAGCCCTGCAGAAGGCTGCTGAATTTTCTATCCAGAACTTGGCTG ATATATATCTGTCCCATGTAAATGGTGACGCAGGGCCAAGTCACATGGGTGCAGGCCCCCTTACTAATGGCAATGTGGTCATGGGAAATGCAAACACGTTTGATAATAAGCCATTTGCCCGAGATGAAACAGCGATGCCGGTTACATATACAAGATTAGAAGGCTCTATTAGGCACACAGGCTCCATTCCTACGCTTAGGGAACTG TGTGCATCGGAAGGTTGGGAGCTGTCTTTTCAATCTCAGCGTCCGCTTCAATCTGACATGGTCCACAAAGATGAGTTTCATGCTAAG GTTGCAATAAATGGAACTGTATTAGGGCAAGGAGTTGGATCAACATGGGAGGAAGCTAGAATTCAT GCTGCTGAGAGAGCACTGGGTAATGTGAGACCATTGCTTCAACGGCAACAATCTTCAAg ATCGTTCGGCGGGATGTCAAATAAGCGTCTGAAGCCAAACTTTCAACGATCCATGCAACGGATGCCATCTTCATGA
- the LOC108839450 gene encoding F-box protein At1g11270-like, which translates to MLKRFSSSVELLPHDVVELILKRLPVKSLLRFMSVSKTWKLTIETRSFQERQLIHHSQLRGPDILFVSFGDDDDGLNTDPGRHVLDSSIAAYTLWFPTLCMSVCHGSCDGLVCLYTVYNPSVSVVVVNPATRWHHSLPLARIQQLSIEKITSGSFGSACPILGFGKDKLRGTYKPVFLYNSYGLGLDNVTTCCEVFDFSTKLWRYVRTAAPYGINFHHDPVHLDGSLYWFTYCAETKVLSFDLHTETFQVICEAPFSHVHDPHSVSMCVLDNCLCVSTSNWPTQDIWSLDSSGGNMKTWKKMCSIDLTTTLDWSGKHSLLAIAILDKNKLLLRSRGNYQPLVIHDLNTKSYELLFRPDSGVGSVCYFQTLFSPL; encoded by the coding sequence ATGTTGAAAAGATTTAGCTCGAGTGTAGAATTGCTACCACATGATGTTGTAGAGCTCATACTAAAGAGACTTCCGGTCAAGTCTCTACTGAGATTCATGTCTGTATCCAAGACGTGGAAACTCACAATCGAGACACGAAGTTTCCAGGAAAGGCAGTTGATCCATCATAGCCAATTACGAGGTCCGGATATCCTTTTCGTGTCctttggtgatgatgatgatggtttgaACACAGATCCTGGAAGACACGTGCTTGACTCATCAATAGCAGCTTACACGCTCTGGTTCCCTACTTTGTGCATGTCAGTCTGCCATGGAAGTTGTGACGGTCTAGTATGTCTCTACACTGTCTACAACCCGAGTGTCAGTGTCGTGGTAGTGAATCCCGCCACCAGGTGGCATCACAGTTTACCTCTTGCCAGAATTCAACAGCTCTCTATCGAAAAGATTACAAGTGGATCGTTTGGCTCTGCATGTCCTATTCTTGGATTTGGTAAAGACAAACTCAGGGGCACGTACAAACcggtttttttatataattcatACGGACTGGGCCTAGACAACGTTACCACTTGTTGtgaagtttttgattttagcaCTAAACTTTGGAGGTACGTTCGCACTGCGGCTCCTTATGGGATAAATTTTCACCATGACCCCGTGCACTTAGATGGGTCGCTTTACTGGTTTACGTACTGTGCCGAAACCAAAGTATTATCTTTCGATCTCCACACGGAAACTTTCCAAGTCATCTGTGAAGCTCCCTTTTCTCATGTACATGATCCTCACAGCGTCAGCATGTGCGTCCTCGATAACTGCTTGTGTGTATCCACGAGTAACTGGCCGACCCAAGATATTTGGTCGTTGGATTCTTCAGGCGGCAACATGAAGACATGGAAGAAAATGTGTTCGATAGATCTCACCACTACTCTTGATTGGTCCGGGAAACACTCACTCTTAGCAATAGCAATTTTGGATAAGAACAAGTTATTACTTCGTAGTCGTGGAAACTATCAACCACTGGTGATACATGATCTCAATACCAAATCTTATGAGTTACTCTTCAGACCTGACAGTGGTGTAGGTTCTGTTTGTTATTTCCAAACTTTGTTTTCTCCATtatga